The window CGCCCTCCTCGACCGGTACGACATCACCGAGGAAGACGCGGACGGCGAGTTCGCTTCGCTCTACACGGGCGGCGGGCTGGTGGACATCCGCCGCGCCCGCGCCATCGGCGACTCGGTGGGCTGCGCGCAGTGCTCGGCGCTGTTCTCGATCCACGAGGCGTACCTGATCGGGATGGGCGCGTCGATCTTCGGCGACCTTCCGTACCGTGGGGCCCTGGTGGAGGGCACGCCGGCGCCGCTCGACCCGCAGGCGCAGGTGTACGCGGACGTGCAGGCGCTGCTGGACCAGGCGATCACCAGCCTGTCGACCGCGCCCACGGGCGGCGCGTCGGCGTTCTACACGCAGCTCTCGGCGGTGGACCTGATCTACGGCGGAAGCCGGCCGCGCTGGGTGGCGGCCGCGCACACGCTGAAGGCCCGCTACTACATGCACTGGGTCGAGGCGCAGCTCGCCGGCGGCGCTTCGGCGACGATGGCGGCCACCGCGTGCGGCGGCAACTGCATCACCAAGGCGCGCGCCGAGGCGCTGGCGGGCATCCAGAGCGCGTCGGGCGACTGGCGCGCGTTCCACACCGAGACCAGCTCCGAGGCGAACTTCTTCTACCAGTTCTTCGACGAGCGCGCCGGCTACCTTGCGGCGGGCAACCACCTGGTGGAGCTGCTCAAGACCCGCAACGACCCGCGCCTGGCCGTGTACTTCGAGCCGGTGTCGGGCAACAACTACGTGGGCTCGCGCGCGGGTGAGGCGAACCAGTCCGCGTCGGTGCTGAACACCGAGGGCGCGGGCGCGGCGGACTATCGCCAGCCGATGGTGACCTGCGCGGAGAACCAGTTCATTCTGGCCGAGGCGGAGTTCCGCCTGGGGAACACGACCCCGGCGCGCAACGCGCTGAAGGCCGGGATCGCCTGCGCCGCGGCCCAGTCGGGCGTGACGATCACGAACCCCACGTCGGCCCAGGT is drawn from Longimicrobium sp. and contains these coding sequences:
- a CDS encoding SusD/RagB family nutrient-binding outer membrane lipoprotein — its product is MKNRTWKGRAIAAALLVGSLGGCDFIDISDADPNIITQPTLPSLFVSTQVNSFLVAEGQLARTAAVWTQQLAGTDRQFALLDRYDITEEDADGEFASLYTGGGLVDIRRARAIGDSVGCAQCSALFSIHEAYLIGMGASIFGDLPYRGALVEGTPAPLDPQAQVYADVQALLDQAITSLSTAPTGGASAFYTQLSAVDLIYGGSRPRWVAAAHTLKARYYMHWVEAQLAGGASATMAATACGGNCITKARAEALAGIQSASGDWRAFHTETSSEANFFYQFFDERAGYLAAGNHLVELLKTRNDPRLAVYFEPVSGNNYVGSRAGEANQSASVLNTEGAGAADYRQPMVTCAENQFILAEAEFRLGNTTPARNALKAGIACAAAQSGVTITNPTSAQVDALSGNALLTEIITQKYIANFLNIEVYNDYKRTCLPSLTTYNNKAVPGRLFYGQQERQTNPNIPPPDQQPRRNANDPTPCPGS